A single region of the Musa acuminata AAA Group cultivar baxijiao chromosome BXJ1-11, Cavendish_Baxijiao_AAA, whole genome shotgun sequence genome encodes:
- the LOC103971705 gene encoding uncharacterized protein LOC103971705 — MKDGEGGGIHKGDTDRKPLAPNNIKAPSVWGVLAGGGHHHRRNTKPSLHSWPSSDCKSFFLLYRLLLFLLLSVLLLYFLYTYNLLFAPLPSCPISSSTAAVATDDVIHLSSSSATNFSTNVGNRTRADVASSSPSMPVPTSPSLSSAAAASTATGLQHIVFGIAASSKLWEKRKSYIKLWWQPRRMRGFVWVDKPVKELNSTDPSLPVLKISGDTSRFPYTHRKGDRSAIRISRIVSETFRLGLPNVRWFVMGDDDTVFLPDNLARVLSRFDHRQPYYIGSLSESHLQNIYLSYNMAYGGGGFAISAPLAAALARVQDRCLHRYPALYGSDDRIQACMAELGVPLTRHPGFHQYDVYGDLLGLLAAHPVAPLVTLHHLDVVQPLFPGAVSRTAALRRLFDGPVRLDSAGVTQQSICYEGRRLWTVSVAWGFAVTLVRGVMSPREMETPTRTFLNWFPRADYTAYAFNTRPVARNPCQKPFVYYLTSARYDDAHRTTVTEYERHRQSHPLCRWRMADPSALVDRIVVYKKPDPGLWDRAPRRNCCRVLSSPKDGKRRDGSMVIDVGMCRDGEISQINKQ; from the exons ATGAAGGACGGCGAAGGTGGCGGAATCCACAAGGGGGACACCGATCGCAAACCCCTTGCTCCCAATAACATTAAGGCCCCCTCCGTGTGGGGCGTTCTCGCCGGCGGCGGTCACCACCACCGCCGCAATACGAAGCCCTCGCTGCATTCCTGGCCCTCCAGCGACTGTAAGTCATTCTTTCTTTTGTACCGGCTCCTCTTGTTCCTCCTCCTCTCTGTTCTTCTCCTGTACTTCCTGTATACCTACAATCTCCTCTTCGCCCCCTTGCCTTCCTGTCCcatctcctcctccaccgccgcaGTAGCCACCGACGATGTCAtccacctctcctcctcctccgccaccaaCTTTTCCACCAATGTTGGCAATCGTACCCGCGCCGACGTAGCCAGCTCGTCGCCGTCGATGCCGGTGCCGACGTCTCCTTCCCTCTCCTCTGCCGCAGCCGCCTCTACCGCCACGGGGTTGCAGCATATCGTGTTCGGCATCGCGGCCTCCTCCAAACTCTGGGAGAAGCGCAAGTCCTACATCAAGCTCTGGTGGCAGCCCCGCCGGATGCGCGGCTTCGTCTGGGTAGACAAACCCGTTAAGGAGCTGAACTCCACCGATCCCAGCCTCCCCGTCCTCAAGATCTCCGGCGACACGTCCCGGTTCCCCTACACTCACCGGAAGGGCGATCGCTCGGCCATCCGCATCTCCCGTATCGTGTCCGAGACGTTTCGCCTCGGCCTCCCCAACGTGCGGTGGTTCGTCATGGGGGACGATGATACCGTCTTCCTCCCCGACAATCTCGCCCGCGTCCTCTCCCGTTTCGACCACCGTCAACCCTACTATATCGGCTCCCTTTCTGAGTCTCATCTACAGAACATCTACTTGTCCTACAACATGGCCTACGGCGGCGGGGGGTTCGCCATCAGCGCCCCTCTCGCGGCCGCCCTCGCCAGGGTCCAGGACCGCTGCCTCCACCGCTACCCGGCCCTCTACGGCAGTGACGACCGGATCCAGGCATGCATGGCAGAGCTCGGCGTACCACTCACCCGCCACCCCGGCTTCCACCAGTACGACGTCTACGGCGATCTCCTGGGCCTCCTCGCCGCTCACCCCGTCGCGCCGCTCGTCACCCTCCACCACCTCGACGTCGTCCAGCCCCTCTTCCCTGGCGCCGTCTCCCGGACCGCCGCCCTGCGCCGCCTCTTCGACGGCCCCGTCCGCCTCGACTCCGCGGGCGTAACGCAGCAATCCATCTGCTACGAGGGGCGGCGGCTCTGGACGGTCTCGGTGGCATGGGGCTTCGCCGTGACGCTGGTGCGCGGGGTGATGTCGCCGCGGGAGATGGAGACGCCGACCCGGACGTTCCTCAACTGGTTCCCCCGCGCGGACTACACGGCCTACGCTTTCAACACCCGGCCGGTGGCGCGCAACCCGTGCCAGAAGCCCTTCGTGTACTACCTCACCTCCGCCCGCTACGATGACGCCCACCGGACCACCGTCACCGAGTACGAGCGCCACCGCCAGTCCCACCCGCTGTGTCGATGGCGGATGGCCGACCCTTCGGCGCTCGTGGACCGCATCGTCGTGTACAAGAAGCCCGACCCCGGCCTCTGGGACAGG GCGCCGAGGAGGAATTGTTGCAGGGTATTGTCGTCGCCGAAGGATGGGAAGAGGCGAGACGGGTCGATGGTGATCGACGTCGGAATGTGCCGAGATGGCGAGATCAGCCAGATCAATAAGCAGTAA